From the genome of Cellvibrio japonicus Ueda107, one region includes:
- a CDS encoding TIGR01621 family pseudouridine synthase codes for MSDVFFQLVDEQEDFLLVYKKPGVSFHSEQGEPGLFEIIRQRGGYAQLYPVHRLDKVTSGLLVFAKTAEANHQLCAQFEQRLTQKYYLAISAGKPIKKQGLIKGDMYPARRGAWMLGRTLENPAITQFFSQGLGNGQRLYVLKPHTGKTHQLRVALKSIGAPIVGDSLYGDRHAGIDRVYLHAFSLAFTLNGVAYRYSELPREGNIFNEDSVKQAMCAYSNPWHLAWPVLSGVGGMADSV; via the coding sequence ATGTCGGATGTATTTTTCCAGTTAGTGGACGAGCAGGAAGATTTCCTGCTGGTTTATAAAAAGCCGGGTGTGAGTTTCCACAGCGAGCAAGGTGAGCCGGGCTTGTTTGAAATCATCCGGCAGCGGGGTGGTTATGCACAGCTTTACCCGGTGCATCGCCTGGATAAGGTGACGTCCGGGTTGTTGGTATTTGCCAAAACAGCCGAGGCGAATCATCAGCTTTGCGCGCAATTTGAGCAGCGCCTGACGCAAAAATATTATCTTGCTATAAGCGCGGGTAAACCTATTAAAAAACAAGGGCTCATTAAAGGCGATATGTATCCTGCCCGGCGCGGTGCCTGGATGTTGGGCAGAACCCTGGAGAACCCTGCCATCACACAATTTTTCAGCCAGGGATTGGGAAATGGGCAGCGGTTGTATGTATTAAAACCCCATACCGGTAAAACGCATCAGCTGCGTGTTGCATTGAAAAGTATTGGGGCTCCCATTGTAGGTGATTCGCTGTACGGTGATCGCCATGCCGGCATAGATCGTGTTTATCTGCATGCTTTTTCTTTGGCATTTACTCTAAACGGTGTCGCGTATCGATATTCCGAATTACCGCGGGAGGGGAATATATTTAATGAAGATAGTGTAAAGCAGGCCATGTGTGCTTATAGCAACCCCTGGCATTTGGCCTGGCCGGTATTATCGGGTGTTGGGGGAATGGCAGACTCTGTATGA
- a CDS encoding alpha/beta fold hydrolase, producing MKRVVRYSVGMVLCVVSAVVTWYFVLHGATRPAVDTYQFLRTSCWFQADWKADIRCGELHTPKATGGFILPVVIIRNQGVESHPDPVVYLTGGPGASARLHTEGIREWLAWMTYANLGRDLILMDPRGTGRSTPVVACPAFNRFNQRLLQLHLPLDQELEQQYRITRHCFEQLAAEPTLLDAGDFGSRHSASDLRALMSYLGYSEWNLLGVSYGTRLALEVARQEAENFTPANISSAAIPVDSRHAPRLRSLILDSVYPAGYGGVQTWPQVLDTAFQRFFQECIKYESCSGPLMESSPDALSRRFMAVLDALKHKPQTLTLRRWDGEAPLEFMVNDHRFLSASFAAIYQPVAWPRVTRAMVAVEQLVGVGPDINHLSPGEARSNLEALLEPFMNNSFSNDFNSLTFMAVDCADNPLQDGQLYQASVEEHPLLAAYMRDQWRYQACHFLSSDNQGLELFEPQVPTLLLSGALDPITPAAWAHDLKKRWPNVQWVLRTDVAHSVLVEEPCVLADLAQFLNNLQASFEPCQAVDVVQH from the coding sequence ATGAAGCGAGTGGTGCGCTATAGTGTTGGCATGGTTCTGTGCGTAGTATCTGCGGTAGTAACCTGGTACTTTGTTTTGCATGGGGCCACCCGGCCTGCTGTTGATACCTATCAATTCCTGCGTACATCCTGTTGGTTCCAGGCTGACTGGAAAGCAGATATTCGCTGCGGTGAATTGCATACGCCCAAGGCGACCGGTGGATTTATATTGCCTGTTGTGATTATTCGCAATCAGGGGGTTGAGTCGCATCCTGACCCTGTCGTGTACTTGACAGGTGGGCCGGGTGCCAGTGCCCGTTTACATACCGAGGGGATTCGCGAATGGCTGGCCTGGATGACCTATGCCAATCTGGGACGCGATTTAATTTTAATGGATCCGCGAGGTACAGGTCGAAGCACTCCTGTCGTCGCCTGTCCTGCCTTTAATCGATTCAACCAACGCTTGTTGCAATTGCATTTGCCACTCGACCAGGAGCTGGAGCAGCAATATCGCATTACCCGGCACTGCTTTGAACAACTGGCCGCTGAGCCGACCTTGTTGGATGCGGGGGATTTTGGCTCTCGCCATAGCGCAAGTGACCTGCGTGCGTTGATGTCGTACCTGGGTTATTCGGAATGGAATTTATTGGGCGTGTCCTACGGTACCCGCCTTGCGCTTGAGGTGGCACGACAGGAGGCGGAAAATTTCACACCTGCCAATATCTCATCCGCAGCCATACCTGTGGATTCCCGTCATGCTCCGCGCCTGCGCTCGTTGATATTGGATTCTGTGTATCCTGCCGGATACGGCGGTGTACAAACCTGGCCACAAGTATTGGATACAGCGTTCCAGCGATTTTTTCAGGAGTGTATCAAGTATGAGTCTTGTTCAGGGCCGCTAATGGAGAGTTCGCCCGATGCTTTATCCCGGCGCTTTATGGCGGTATTGGATGCACTGAAACACAAGCCTCAAACACTGACTTTGCGCCGTTGGGATGGTGAGGCGCCGCTTGAGTTTATGGTAAATGACCACCGATTTTTATCAGCCAGTTTTGCAGCAATTTATCAGCCGGTTGCCTGGCCCCGCGTTACTCGTGCAATGGTTGCGGTAGAACAATTAGTCGGTGTTGGACCCGACATCAATCACTTGTCACCCGGTGAGGCGCGCAGCAACCTGGAAGCATTGCTTGAGCCGTTTATGAATAACAGTTTTTCAAACGATTTTAATAGCCTGACATTTATGGCCGTGGATTGTGCCGATAATCCATTACAGGATGGTCAGTTGTATCAAGCGTCGGTAGAGGAACATCCATTGTTGGCGGCATATATGCGCGATCAATGGCGTTATCAAGCCTGCCATTTTCTCTCTTCCGATAATCAGGGGCTCGAATTGTTTGAACCCCAGGTGCCGACATTGCTCTTGAGTGGCGCACTTGATCCTATTACACCAGCTGCTTGGGCGCATGACCTGAAAAAGCGCTGGCCGAATGTGCAATGGGTATTGCGCACTGATGTGGCACATTCTGTCCTGGTTGAAGAGCCTTGTGTGCTGGCGGATCTGGCGCAGTTTCTGAATAACTTGCAGGCAAGTTTTGAGCCTTGTCAGGCTGTTGATGTGGTACAGCACTAG
- a CDS encoding methyltransferase produces MMSDPAFLWLLQQLQHEPGSNSLWCVDENTTEEWRSLAPTSHIHVVSNRWDLADAMGQAGWHSAFHDFDLRQQAAASLDAVFYRISKEKPLVHHLLNQAWRCLKIGGKLYLSGQKNEGIKTFAEKAADLLGCARQTQKQGLAYSAILTKQGNVTQGRLLDDSDYSTLRVINPESAVPLLSKPGQFGWNKADQGSRFLLEHLPALLRSEQLAPTTCLDLGCGYGYLTLNASKLPECASIQQWLLTDNNAAALLSAQANVDYHQLNAQVVGDDCAAHLREPLDLILCNPPFHQGFNVEGELTGKFIATAQRLLKRGGLALFVVNQFIPLEKKAAGVFRTIKLLADNGSFKLVVLSN; encoded by the coding sequence ATGATGAGTGACCCCGCCTTCCTGTGGCTTTTGCAACAACTGCAACATGAGCCCGGCAGTAATAGCCTGTGGTGTGTCGATGAAAATACCACGGAAGAATGGCGCAGCCTGGCGCCCACCAGCCATATCCATGTCGTGAGTAACCGCTGGGACCTGGCAGATGCCATGGGTCAGGCAGGCTGGCACAGCGCATTCCATGATTTTGATCTCCGCCAGCAGGCCGCTGCCAGCCTCGATGCTGTTTTCTATCGCATTTCAAAAGAAAAACCCCTGGTACACCACCTGCTTAACCAAGCCTGGCGCTGCCTGAAAATTGGTGGAAAGCTGTATTTATCCGGGCAAAAAAATGAGGGAATAAAAACCTTTGCCGAGAAAGCCGCCGATTTACTGGGGTGCGCCAGGCAAACACAGAAGCAAGGGCTGGCCTATAGCGCGATACTAACGAAACAGGGAAACGTTACCCAAGGCCGCCTCCTGGACGATAGCGATTATTCCACCCTCCGGGTTATCAACCCTGAAAGTGCCGTGCCACTGCTCAGCAAGCCCGGGCAATTCGGTTGGAATAAAGCAGACCAGGGCAGTCGATTCCTGCTTGAACACCTACCCGCCCTGCTCCGCTCAGAACAACTTGCTCCAACCACTTGTCTGGACCTGGGTTGCGGCTATGGATATCTGACGCTGAATGCCAGCAAACTCCCCGAATGTGCCAGCATCCAACAATGGTTACTCACCGACAATAATGCTGCGGCCCTCTTGAGCGCCCAGGCCAATGTCGATTATCACCAGCTCAATGCGCAGGTGGTTGGCGACGACTGCGCCGCCCACCTGCGCGAACCGTTGGACCTGATCCTCTGCAACCCCCCATTCCATCAAGGATTTAATGTTGAAGGGGAATTGACGGGTAAGTTTATCGCCACCGCACAGCGCCTCCTGAAACGGGGAGGCCTTGCACTGTTTGTCGTCAATCAATTTATCCCATTGGAGAAAAAGGCCGCCGGTGTCTTTCGCACCATCAAGCTGCTAGCCGATAACGGCAGCTTTAAGCTGGTTGTTTTATCGAATTGA
- a CDS encoding DUF3806 domain-containing protein has protein sequence MTFIAKIPALLIAVLSLTTLNSVAQTTFGGNTNTTFEKKDPAVTIEDIGWMDKNKISQEVAKINELAQLKLGTSLRTDMSDLDTLQRIIDRDLVKREDYATQQAMGVALGQVFLADFPQTLEWKVYRDNVGRSRALCAKGTQQCFFPVTMLSRRMEVGSKPDVKKIYVDAIDLMKEYLPKIPYTDGEVLHRLPRQ, from the coding sequence ATGACGTTTATTGCAAAAATTCCTGCGTTACTTATCGCTGTATTGTCATTAACCACACTGAATTCTGTTGCGCAAACCACTTTCGGAGGAAACACAAATACCACGTTTGAGAAAAAAGATCCCGCCGTCACTATCGAAGACATTGGCTGGATGGACAAAAATAAAATCAGTCAGGAGGTTGCCAAAATTAATGAGTTGGCACAGCTGAAACTCGGTACATCACTGCGCACAGACATGAGTGATCTGGACACCTTGCAACGCATCATTGATCGCGATCTGGTAAAGCGAGAAGACTATGCAACCCAACAAGCCATGGGGGTTGCCCTCGGCCAGGTTTTCCTGGCTGATTTCCCGCAAACCCTGGAGTGGAAAGTGTATCGTGATAACGTGGGGCGCAGTCGGGCACTTTGTGCCAAAGGCACGCAACAATGCTTTTTTCCGGTCACTATGCTCTCCCGTCGCATGGAGGTTGGCAGTAAGCCAGATGTCAAAAAAATCTATGTGGACGCCATAGATTTGATGAAAGAATACCTCCCCAAAATACCTTACACCGATGGCGAAGTTTTACATCGCCTGCCTCGCCAATAA
- the truC gene encoding tRNA pseudouridine(65) synthase TruC: MAETLTILYQDEHLLAVNKPTGLLVHRSPIDRHETRFALQLVRDQIGRRVYPVHRLDKPTSGALLFALTPDIARQLGQQFEQHQVRKTYVAVVRGLCEGEGVIDHPLREEIDACADMRTDKSSQPAITHYKHLASVELPYCVDKYPSSRYSLVRCHPLTGRKHQIRRHLKHINHPIIGDAKHGKGRHNRLFQQQLDCHRLLLAATELCFTHPQTQESIQLTAPLEQDFYQLLQRFGWEKYIPHHWAPGNQDRIE; this comes from the coding sequence ATGGCCGAGACACTGACTATCCTGTATCAGGATGAGCATTTGCTGGCAGTTAACAAGCCAACCGGGCTGCTGGTTCACCGCAGCCCGATTGATCGCCACGAAACCCGCTTTGCCTTGCAGTTGGTGCGCGATCAGATCGGCCGTCGTGTCTATCCTGTTCACCGCCTCGACAAACCCACATCCGGCGCCCTGCTCTTTGCCTTGACACCGGACATTGCCCGCCAGCTGGGGCAGCAATTTGAACAGCACCAGGTGCGCAAAACCTATGTGGCAGTGGTGCGCGGTTTGTGCGAGGGGGAAGGTGTGATTGACCATCCATTGCGCGAAGAAATAGATGCCTGCGCCGATATGCGCACTGACAAATCCTCCCAACCTGCAATAACCCACTACAAACACCTTGCGTCTGTAGAGCTGCCCTATTGTGTTGATAAATATCCCAGCAGTCGCTATTCGCTGGTGCGCTGTCACCCACTGACTGGACGCAAACATCAGATTCGCCGCCATCTCAAGCACATTAACCACCCGATTATTGGCGATGCAAAACACGGTAAAGGCCGGCATAACCGGCTGTTCCAGCAGCAGCTGGATTGCCACCGGCTTCTGCTGGCGGCAACCGAACTGTGCTTCACGCACCCACAGACCCAGGAATCCATACAGCTCACGGCGCCCCTGGAACAAGATTTTTACCAGCTGTTACAGCGCTTTGGCTGGGAAAAATATATCCCGCACCACTGGGCTCCCGGAAACCAGGACCGAATCGAATGA
- a CDS encoding FMN-binding glutamate synthase family protein, with translation MLMNNDHLALAILTWLEVIFIFAVGLLVLSLVYMYIADVTQTTQTIRKNYPIIGRFRYFFEHLGEFFRQYFFAQDREEMPFNRADRSWVYRAAKNVDSNVGFGSTLNLQQPGTLIFLNSAFPIQEEDALAPAPVTIGPFCTKPYTTQSIFNISAMSYGAISKPAVLALSRGAAKAGCWLNTGEGGLSPYHLEGGCDLVFQIGTAKYGVRDLQGNLNDERLFALGALEQIKMFEIKLSQGAKPGKGGILPAEKVSAEVAEIRGIHPGEASISPNGHRDIRSVQDLLNMVERIRHITGKPVGFKAVMGDKRWLVDLVDEIRQRGIESAPDFITLDSADGGTGAAPQPLIDHVGLPIKESLPWLVSLLRETGLKERIKLIVAGKLITPSMVAWALATGADFVNSARGFMFALGCIQALQCHKNTCPTGITTHNTKLQKGLNPADKAERVASYQHNMTKSVAMIAHSCGLAEPRMLRPEHVHLVMPDGFSVPLPEIQPQALIFRESDSQPNSTLHTS, from the coding sequence ATGCTTATGAATAACGATCATTTGGCCCTGGCCATACTTACCTGGCTGGAAGTCATTTTTATTTTTGCCGTTGGCCTGTTGGTATTGTCACTGGTTTATATGTACATCGCGGATGTTACCCAAACTACACAAACCATTCGCAAAAATTATCCCATTATCGGTCGTTTCCGTTATTTTTTTGAACATTTGGGTGAATTCTTTCGCCAGTATTTTTTTGCACAGGACCGCGAGGAAATGCCGTTCAATCGCGCCGATCGCTCCTGGGTTTATCGCGCCGCCAAAAATGTCGATAGCAATGTCGGCTTTGGCTCAACACTCAACCTCCAGCAACCGGGCACGCTGATTTTCCTCAACTCTGCCTTTCCTATCCAGGAAGAAGATGCCCTGGCTCCTGCGCCTGTCACTATTGGTCCTTTTTGCACCAAGCCCTATACCACCCAGTCCATTTTTAATATTTCCGCGATGAGCTATGGCGCCATTTCCAAACCGGCTGTCCTGGCACTGTCACGCGGTGCAGCCAAAGCCGGCTGTTGGTTAAATACAGGCGAAGGCGGCTTGTCCCCTTACCATCTGGAAGGTGGCTGTGACCTGGTATTTCAAATAGGTACAGCCAAATACGGTGTGCGCGATTTACAGGGCAATCTTAACGATGAGCGCCTGTTTGCCCTGGGTGCACTGGAACAGATTAAAATGTTTGAAATCAAACTCAGCCAAGGCGCCAAACCTGGTAAAGGCGGCATATTACCCGCCGAAAAAGTCAGTGCAGAAGTTGCGGAAATCCGCGGCATACACCCAGGTGAAGCTTCTATCAGCCCTAATGGACACCGCGATATCCGCTCTGTGCAAGACCTGCTCAATATGGTTGAACGTATTCGCCACATCACCGGCAAGCCCGTGGGTTTTAAAGCCGTGATGGGTGACAAACGCTGGCTCGTTGACCTGGTCGATGAAATTCGTCAACGAGGTATAGAATCAGCACCTGACTTTATTACCCTGGACTCAGCCGATGGCGGTACAGGTGCAGCTCCACAACCCTTAATTGATCATGTCGGCTTGCCTATCAAGGAAAGCCTGCCCTGGCTGGTTAGCCTGTTAAGGGAAACCGGTTTAAAAGAGCGCATCAAACTGATTGTCGCAGGAAAGTTAATCACCCCATCCATGGTTGCCTGGGCGCTAGCCACAGGGGCAGACTTTGTTAACAGTGCGCGTGGTTTTATGTTTGCACTAGGTTGCATCCAGGCCTTGCAGTGCCATAAAAATACCTGCCCCACAGGCATTACGACGCACAATACCAAGCTGCAAAAGGGCTTAAATCCAGCTGATAAAGCGGAACGTGTGGCGTCATACCAGCACAACATGACCAAAAGTGTTGCCATGATTGCTCATTCTTGTGGCCTTGCTGAACCACGCATGCTGCGCCCGGAACATGTACACCTCGTAATGCCCGATGGTTTCTCCGTACCATTACCGGAAATACAACCACAAGCCCTGATTTTTCGCGAGAGCGATTCGCAACCCAATTCCACACTTCACACCAGTTGA
- a CDS encoding HIT family protein yields the protein MASVFTLIMEGKIPGNFVWKDDKAVAILTIQPIRQGHVLVIPREEIDQWSDLPVALAEHVMQVSHKIANGLKVAYPATRVGLMIAGLEVPHTHVHLVPMDSMNDLSFAFAKNADAAVLKQTAEKIRSVLQQQGHAEASI from the coding sequence ATGGCAAGTGTGTTCACCCTGATTATGGAAGGCAAGATTCCCGGTAATTTTGTGTGGAAAGATGATAAAGCGGTCGCGATCCTAACCATCCAGCCTATCCGCCAGGGGCATGTGTTGGTCATTCCCCGCGAGGAAATTGATCAATGGAGCGATTTGCCCGTAGCATTGGCAGAGCATGTGATGCAGGTCAGCCATAAAATTGCCAATGGATTAAAAGTGGCCTATCCCGCTACGCGGGTTGGGTTGATGATTGCTGGATTGGAAGTGCCGCATACCCATGTTCACCTGGTTCCAATGGACTCCATGAATGACCTGAGTTTTGCATTTGCAAAAAATGCAGATGCAGCAGTGTTAAAACAAACTGCTGAAAAAATACGCAGTGTTTTGCAACAACAAGGACATGCTGAGGCCAGTATTTAA
- the rsuA gene encoding 16S rRNA pseudouridine(516) synthase RsuA, whose protein sequence is MSQRLDAFISNNSDFTRSQIQRLIKAGRVHIDDKPVSQGAQKLNGTESVRVDGELIEPLSLRYLMLHKPQGYVCANTDSEHPTVLDLIDLPRKQTLQIAGRLDLDTTGLVLLTDDGQWNHRITSPRRECSKRYRVTTAEPIAADTAHYFTDGIQLHGEKHKTRPAHLELIDDYNAWLDIHEGKYHQVKRMFAATGNKVIALHRTRIGSITLDNQLTPAHWRPLTPAEILGIHDE, encoded by the coding sequence ATGAGCCAACGCCTCGACGCTTTTATTAGCAACAATAGCGATTTTACGCGCTCGCAAATCCAGCGGTTGATCAAAGCCGGTCGAGTCCATATTGATGACAAGCCGGTATCCCAAGGCGCACAAAAGCTCAACGGCACGGAATCTGTCCGGGTGGATGGCGAGCTTATCGAGCCCTTATCACTGCGTTACCTCATGCTGCATAAACCCCAGGGCTATGTTTGTGCCAATACCGATTCAGAACACCCAACCGTACTGGACCTGATTGACCTGCCACGCAAACAAACGCTGCAAATTGCCGGACGCCTGGATCTGGATACAACAGGCCTGGTACTCCTGACCGACGATGGCCAATGGAATCATCGTATTACATCGCCGCGGAGGGAGTGCAGCAAGCGCTACCGGGTTACCACAGCAGAACCTATTGCGGCGGATACTGCCCATTATTTCACTGACGGCATTCAACTCCACGGGGAAAAACACAAAACACGCCCTGCCCATTTGGAGCTAATCGACGACTACAACGCCTGGCTGGATATTCACGAAGGGAAATACCACCAGGTCAAACGCATGTTTGCCGCCACAGGCAATAAAGTGATCGCCCTGCACCGCACCCGTATTGGCAGCATCACCCTGGATAATCAACTCACTCCCGCCCACTGGCGCCCGTTAACCCCGGCCGAAATACTTGGTATCCATGATGAGTGA
- a CDS encoding TMEM165/GDT1 family protein codes for MEALFSSTLAVAIAEIGDKTQLLALFLAARYGRPYLISLGVLVATLVNHALSAWLGAWLVDVIPPHWVPWIISGSFVAIALWLLVPDKEDDDLGRFANYGPFVATLVLFFLAEIGDKTQIATVILAAKYSADFWMTIAVITGTTLGMLIANIPVIFAGKWIMDRLPLNIARKAAFVLFLLLAVLTLVQMT; via the coding sequence ATGGAAGCATTATTCAGTTCAACCCTCGCCGTTGCCATCGCGGAGATTGGTGATAAAACCCAGCTGTTAGCCCTATTCCTGGCTGCCCGCTACGGCCGTCCCTACCTTATTAGCCTGGGAGTGTTAGTGGCCACCCTTGTTAACCACGCCCTATCGGCTTGGTTGGGTGCATGGTTGGTAGATGTCATTCCTCCACACTGGGTGCCCTGGATTATTAGCGGTAGTTTTGTAGCCATTGCACTCTGGCTGCTGGTTCCCGATAAAGAGGACGATGACCTTGGGCGATTTGCCAACTATGGCCCCTTTGTAGCAACCCTGGTGTTGTTTTTCCTCGCCGAAATCGGTGACAAAACCCAAATCGCCACTGTTATTCTTGCCGCGAAATACAGTGCTGATTTCTGGATGACGATTGCTGTTATCACAGGCACTACCCTGGGCATGTTGATCGCTAATATTCCGGTGATCTTTGCCGGCAAGTGGATCATGGATCGCCTGCCACTGAACATTGCACGCAAAGCGGCGTTTGTGCTCTTCCTGCTGCTGGCGGTATTAACGCTGGTGCAAATGACCTAA
- a CDS encoding pyrimidine/purine nucleoside phosphorylase, which translates to MFKVNEYFDGAVKSIAFQTETLPATVGVMAKGSYEFGTSQKEYMTVVSGSLTVVLPGSDKAETFTQGQTFIVEANQRFNVTADVESSYLCCYE; encoded by the coding sequence ATGTTTAAAGTGAATGAATATTTTGATGGCGCCGTCAAATCTATCGCCTTCCAGACCGAAACCCTTCCCGCCACTGTAGGCGTGATGGCAAAAGGCAGTTACGAATTCGGCACCAGCCAAAAAGAATATATGACCGTGGTTAGCGGTAGCCTTACCGTCGTATTACCGGGTAGCGATAAGGCAGAGACCTTTACGCAAGGACAAACTTTTATTGTAGAGGCCAACCAACGCTTCAACGTAACAGCTGATGTCGAAAGCTCTTACCTCTGCTGCTACGAATAA
- a CDS encoding acyltransferase, which translates to MPPDLEHYRQQHKLRLSYMPWLYATLKPEHRAWAEEWQQHWQSYLCSVETVQLGQNCFIAPEARLFAEPGRPIIVGDNSYIAADCVIHGPITLGAGVSINHHVTLDGGRRGIHIGRNTRIAAYSCAYAFNHGMAADHPIQDQPVTSRGIYIGEDVWIGAKTGIVDGVTIGDGAIIGMGSQVTRDIAPYTKVAGNPAHLIGQRR; encoded by the coding sequence ATGCCTCCAGACCTCGAACACTACCGCCAACAACACAAGCTGCGCCTCAGCTACATGCCCTGGCTTTATGCCACACTCAAACCCGAGCACAGAGCCTGGGCAGAGGAATGGCAGCAACACTGGCAATCCTACTTATGCAGCGTTGAGACAGTGCAACTGGGCCAAAATTGCTTTATTGCCCCGGAGGCACGCCTTTTTGCCGAACCCGGTCGCCCCATTATTGTCGGAGATAACAGCTATATTGCCGCGGATTGTGTGATCCATGGCCCTATTACCCTGGGAGCCGGGGTATCTATCAATCACCATGTCACACTGGATGGCGGACGCCGCGGTATCCATATTGGCCGGAATACCCGTATTGCTGCCTATAGTTGTGCCTATGCCTTTAACCATGGCATGGCAGCAGATCACCCCATTCAGGATCAACCTGTAACCTCCAGAGGCATTTACATCGGTGAGGATGTCTGGATTGGTGCCAAAACAGGCATAGTGGATGGGGTAACCATTGGAGATGGCGCTATCATTGGTATGGGCAGCCAGGTTACCAGAGATATAGCGCCCTATACCAAGGTGGCAGGCAATCCGGCACACCTGATCGGGCAGCGCAGGTAA
- a CDS encoding YaiI/YqxD family protein translates to MPIWVDADACPKPVKEILFRAAHQRQILLTLVANQYIAVPASPFIKSLQVSSGFDVADNHIVASLVAGDLVITADIPLAADAIAKGAAVINPRGQEYTKDSIGARLNMRDFMETMRSSGVVMQDGPPPFSQQDRQSFANALDRWIARQRKI, encoded by the coding sequence ATGCCTATCTGGGTTGATGCCGACGCCTGCCCCAAACCTGTCAAGGAAATCCTGTTTCGCGCCGCACACCAGCGGCAGATTCTGCTCACCCTGGTAGCCAACCAGTATATTGCAGTACCCGCCTCCCCGTTTATTAAAAGCCTGCAAGTCAGCAGTGGCTTTGATGTCGCCGACAACCATATTGTTGCCTCACTGGTTGCAGGCGACCTGGTTATTACTGCGGATATCCCTCTGGCTGCAGACGCCATCGCTAAAGGCGCTGCGGTTATCAACCCACGCGGCCAGGAATACACCAAAGACAGCATAGGCGCACGCCTGAATATGCGCGACTTCATGGAAACCATGCGCTCCAGTGGGGTAGTCATGCAAGATGGTCCCCCGCCATTCAGCCAGCAGGATCGCCAGTCTTTTGCCAACGCCCTGGATCGCTGGATTGCACGACAGCGCAAAATTTAA